From a single Sorghum bicolor cultivar BTx623 chromosome 5, Sorghum_bicolor_NCBIv3, whole genome shotgun sequence genomic region:
- the LOC8067921 gene encoding uncharacterized protein LOC8067921 has product MADAETLSTPPRASASPASASTKKKKKKKHSKKHKATDEAPTDATVEATTDVTDEAPTDATDEAPTDVTDEATTDVTDEAPTDVIEEVPTNVTVDASLTGGSSYAAAAPVVGYFPSGYDPLAAAGAESAPRTRLFRHEKHPTWVDLVVRSPGGGPDFVGRSYAGEAAVPQICEYALGVLDKASGTLRVVPITAKKILRLEPHHEVQRPAHSQHSEVASEAASAAGNDELKVQDLTMMYGAKMDRDKDNKWRSLNEQRNDPSAFEDIDLGGSETAANIIDSQEPVLTRNIPPYDPTADTSEKAYLLDEIIPKSMRQHLLEIIHHFESGEFSSKGYGSFVSKRVHKLNELQGEDKERFAWILSYIQHLLSLFARNGSMSKSQRKWRNENQTNRGPATPPAVYHRLLLMFTEPGSRVMSTEKNELLTNYILVLTLFADDFRSSPNDICEDLKMTYQKLKPYYDQLGCKSVSLGPFKGSAVTLPAPLKFPTDVTRKRRRR; this is encoded by the exons ATGGCGGACGCCGAAACCCTATCCACGCCCCCCCGCGCCTCCGCCTCCCCCGCCTCTGCCTccaccaagaagaagaagaagaagaagcactCCAAGAAGCACAAGGCCACCGACGAAGCCCCCACCGATGCCACCGTCGAAGCCACCACCGATGTCACCGACGAAGCCCCAACAGATGCCACCGACGAAGCCCCCACCGATGTCACCGACGAAGCCACCACCGATGTCACCGACGAAGCCCCCACCGATGTCATCGAAGAAGTCCCCACCAATGTCACCGTCGACGCCTCCCTCACGGGCGGTTCCTCCTACGCCGCGGCCGCCCCCGTGGTTGGCTACTTCCCCTCCGGCTACGACCCCCTCGCCGCCGCGGGGGCGGAGTCTGCCCCCCGCACCCGGCTCTTCCGGCACGAGAAGCACCCCACCTGGGTGGACCTCGTGGTCCGGAGCCCCGGCGGCGGACCCGACTTCGTCGGCCGGAGCTATGCCGGTGAGGCTGCTGTGCCTCAGATCTGTGAGTATGCGCTCGGCGTCCTTGACAAGGCATCCGGCACCCTCAGGGTCGTTCCCATCACCGCCAAGAAG ATTCTGAGGCTAGAGCCACATCATGAAGTACAGCGTCCAGCACATTCGCAGCACTCTGAGGTGGCATCAGAAGCGGCTTCAGCTGCTGGAaatgatgaattgaaggttcaaGATCTGACCATGATGTATGGAGCCAAGATGGACAGGGACAAG GACAATAAGTGGAGATCATTAAATGAACAAAGGAATGATCCTTCTGCTTTTGAGGACATTGACCTTGGAGGATCAGAGACTGCTGCCAACATCATTGATAGTCAGGAACCAGTACTTACTCGGAACATTCCACCTTATGATCCTACCGCAGATACATCAGAAAAGGCATATCTTTTGGATGAGATTATTCCAAAGAGTATGCGGCAACACCTTTTAGAAATTATCCATCATTTTGAATCAGGAGAATTTTCCTCAAAAGGCTATGGGAGTTTTGTCTCAAAACGTGTGCACAAGTTGAACGAGCTTCAG GGTGAAGATAAAGAGCGGTTTGCTTGGATACTATCCTACATCCAGCATCTCCTATCTTTATTTGCACGGAATGGCTCCATGTCCAAAAGCCAACGGAAATGGAGAAATGAAAACCAGACAAACCGTGGACCAGCAACCCCACCGGCTGTATATCACAGGCTGTTGCTGATGTTTACCGAACCAGGGTCCAGAGTCATGTCAACAGAGAAAAATGAGCTTCTGACCAACTACATATTGGTCCTAACACTTTTTGCCGATGACTTCAGATCTAGTCCTAACGACATATGTGAGGACCTTAAAATGACCTACCAAAAACTTAAACCATATTATGACCAGTTGGGGTGCAAATCTGTGTCATTAGGTCCTTTCAAGGGCAGTGCTGTGACGCTTCCAGCCCCTCTCAAGTTCCCAACGGATGTCACAAGAAAGCGGCGACGGCGATAG
- the LOC8068289 gene encoding GRF1-interacting factor 2, with amino-acid sequence MQQQMPMPPAPAAAAATAPPAAGITTEQIQKYLDENKQLILAILENQNLGKLAECAQYQAQLQKNLLYLAAIADAQPQPPQNPAGRPQMMQPGIVPGAGHYMSQVPMFPPRTPLTPQQMQEQQQQQLQQQQAQALAFPGQMVMRPATINGMQQPMQADPARAAELQQPASVPADGRVSKQDTAAGVSSEPSANESHKTTTGADSEAGGDVAEKS; translated from the exons ATGCAGCAGCAGATGCCCATGCCGCCGGCgcccgctgcggcggcggcgacggcgcccCCGGCGGCCGGCATCACCACCGAGCAGATCCAGAAG TATTTGGACGAAAATAAGCAACTTATTTTGGCCATCCTAGAAAATCAGAACTTAGGAAAGTTGGCTGAATGTGCTCA GTATCAAGCTCAACTTCAAAAGAACCTCTTGTACCTGGCTGCGATTGCTGATGCCCAACCCCAACCACCGCAAAACCCTGCAGGTCGCCCTCAG ATGATGCAACCTGGTATAGTGCCAGGTGCAGGGCATTACATGTCACAAGTACCAATGTTCCCTCCAAGAACTCCATTAACCCCACAGCAAATgcaagagcagcagcagcaacagcttcAGCAGCAGCAAGCGCAGGCTCTTGCATTCCCTGGGCAGATGGTCATGAGACCAGCTACCATCAACGGCATGCAGCAGCCTATGCAGGCTGACCCTGCCCGGGCAGCGGAGCTGCAACAGCCAGCATCTGTCCCAGCCGACGGGCGAGTAAGCAAGCAGGACACAGCGGCTGGGGTGAGCTCAGAGCCTTCTGCCAATGAGAGCCACAAGACCACAACCGGAGCAGATAGTGAGGCAGGTGGAGACGTGGCGGAGAAATCCTAA
- the LOC8079104 gene encoding receptor kinase-like protein Xa21 yields MPASVGNLTFLTSLDLSQNMLQGEIPVTVGRLYRLRYLDISNNSLQSEISAGLRNCSNLVSIRLGKNQLTGGIPDWLGGLSKLQGVLLGPNNFTGVIPQSLTNLSSLREINLGTNHLEGTIPMGFGRIHGLESFIVAGNHISGTIPADLLNVSSLIMLAVSDNTMHGTLPSDMGAGLPMLRYLLLSMNHFSRGVPSSLGNATMLYVLDLGVNSLTGTIPPGIGKLCPDTLIFDGNMLEASSTQDWEFISSFRNCTRLRLLSLQYNMLGGELPSSVSNLSSQLQLLYLSGNEISGKIPLDIGNLAGLQALKLDYNQFSGVLPDSIGRLSALKLLQFSNNNLSGNLPSSIGNLTQLQILLAYKNTFEGPLPASLGNLQQLNGAGLSNNKFTGPLPREIFNLSSLTDDLYLSYNYFVGSIPPEVGSPTNLAHLYISENNLSGPLPDSLGNCVSMMKLQLNGNSFSGAIPTSFSSMRGLILLNLTDNMLSGKIPQELSRISGLEELYLAHNNLSGPIPQTFGNMTSLNHLDVSFNQLSGQIPVQGVFTNVTAFSFADNDELCGGAQELHLPACPNKPLWQSQRKHHIILKVVIPVAGALLLFVTLAILVRTLQKKSKAQLEAAPVTVEGSLQLMDGAYPRVSYADLARGTDGFSLSNRIGTGRYGSVYKGSLVINDTTTIVAVKVFDLQQSGSLRSFMSECEALRKVRHRNLVSVITCCSGYDSKQNNFKAIVLEYMTNGSLDKWLHPDQGGESLDPVSVTLMQRLNIAIDTCDAMDYLHNSCQPPIVHCDLKPSNILLNEDFDALVGDFGIAKILRDSTGDSPTMNSRSSTGTGIRGTIGYVAPEYGEGHQVSPCGDVYSFGILLLELFTGKAPTNDMFADGLSLQGYVQAAFPDHLMDIVDPAIVAVEENHVFDVHSGTSNGPQGQINSILVSVTGLALLCTKQAPTERISMRNAATELRKIRAHIICQ; encoded by the exons ATGCCTGCGTCTGTTGGCAACTTGACATTCCTGACAAGCCTTGACCTTAGCCAAAACATGCTGCAAGGTGAAATCCCTGTAACTGTTGGCCGCTTATACCGGCTGCGATATCTTGACATCTCAAACAACTCACTCCAGAGTGAGATCTCAGCTGGCCTGAGGAACTGCAGCAACCTTGTGAGCATCAGGCTTGGCAAGAACCAGCTGACGGGAGGAATCCCAGATTGGCTTGGAGGCCTGTCAAAACTCCAAGGTGTGCTGCTCGGGCCGAACAATTTCACAGGGGTGATCCCCCAGTCACTTACTAATCTTTCTTCCCTGAGGGAAATCAACCTTGGGACCAACCACCTCGAGGGCACCATCCCCATGGGCTTTGGTAGAATCCATGGACTCGAGTCATTCATAGTGGCAGGAAACCATATCTCAGGCACAATCCCTGCAGATCTCCTCAATGTGTCCTCGCTGATAATGCTTGCAGTGTCTGACAACACGATGCACGGTACACTACCCTCTGACATGGGGGCTGGCCTACCCATGCTCAGATATCTCCTCCTGAGCATGAACCACTTCTCTAGAGGAGTTCCATCTTCACTTGGCAATGCAACCATGCTCTATGTGCTAGATCTCGGCGTTAACAGCCTCACTGGTACCATACCACCAGGGATAGGAAAGCTTTGTCCAGATACTTTAATTTTCGATGGCAACATGCTTGAGGCAAGCAGCACCCAGGACTGGGAGTTTATCTCATCCTTTAGAAATTGCACCCGCCTACGTCTCCTCAGCCTCCAGTACAACATGCTTGGTGGTGAGCTGCCAAGTTCCGTCTCCAATCTTTCATCCCAGCTTCAGTTGCTGTACCTCTCAGGTAATGAGATTTCTGGTAAGATACCACTTGATATTGGCAATCTGGCTGGCCTACAAGCACTGAAGCTAGACTACAACCAATTCTCTGGGGTTTTGCCTGATAGCATTGGAAGGCTATCAGCCCTGAAACTCTTGCAGTTTTCAAACAATAACCTGTCAGGAAACCTGCCTTCTTCAATCGGGAACCTAACACAACTACAAATACTCCTCGCATATAAGAACACCTTTGAGGGGCCACTTCCAGCCAGCCTTGGCAACTTGCAACAGCTAAATGGTGCTGGCTTGTCTAATAACAAGTTTACTGGCCCTTTGCCAAGAGAGATTTTCAACTTGTCATCCTTGACAGATGATCTTTATTTGTCCTATAATTACTTTGTTGGTTCTATCCCACCAGAAGTTGGAAGTCCTACAAACCTTGCACATCTGTATATCTCTGAGAACAATTTATCTGGTCCTTTGCCTGATTCACTTGGCAACTGCGTAAGCATGATGAAGCTTCAATTGAATGGTAACTCCTTCAGTGGTGCCATCCCTACATCCTTTAGTTCAATGCGTGGCTTGATACTGCTAAATTTAACAGATAACATGCTCTCAGGAAAAATTCCTCAAGAGTTGTCCCGCATAAGTGGTTTAGAAGAATTGTATCTTGCTCACAACAACCTTTCAGGACCAATACCTCAGACCTTTGGAAATATGACCTCATTGAACCATCTAGATGTGTCTTTCAACCAACTCAGTGGCCAAATCCCAGTACAGGGTGTGTTTACTAATGTAACAGCCTTCTCTTTTGCTGATAATGATGAACTCTGCGGAGGTGCCCAGGAGTTGCATTTGCCAGCTTGCCCAAACAAACCTTTGTGGCAGAGTCAAAGAAAGCATCATATCATTCTTAAAGTAGTGATTCCAGTTGCAGGTGCACTGCTGTTATTTGTGACCTTAGCAATTCTTGTTAGAACCTTGCAAAAGAAATCAAAAGCTCAATTAGAAGCTGCACCAGTGACAGTAGAAGGTTCTCTCCAATTGATGGATGGCGCGTATCCAAGAGTTTCCTATGCAGATTTAGCACGTGGAACAGATGGATTTTCTCTAAGCAATCGGATTGGTACAGGGAGGTATGGATCAGTGTACAAGGGGAgcttggtgattaatgacacaACAACTATTGTTGCTGTGAAGGTTTTTGATCTCCAACAGTCGGGCTCTTTGAGAAGTTTCATGTCAGAGTGTGAGGCACTTCGTAAGGTTCGGCATCGTAACTTGGTTAGTGTCATCACTTGTTGCTCCGGTTATGACTCCAAGCAAAACAACTTCAAAGCCATTGTGCTAGAGTACATGACTAATGGGAGCCTTGATAAGTGGTTACATCCAGATCAAGGTGGAGAATCTTTAGATCCAGTTAGTGTGACATTAATGCAGAGATTGAACATTGCTATTGACACCTGTGATGCGATGGACTACCTGCATAATAGTTGCCAGCCACCTATAGTTCACTGCGACTTAAAGCCGAGCAACATCCTTCTCAATGAAGACTTTGATGCTCTTGTCGGAGATTTTGGAATTGCGAAGATTCTTAGAGACTCAACAGGTGACTCCCCGACCATGAACTCCAGAAGCTCCACTGGCACCGGGATAAGAGGAACAATTGGATATGTTGCTCCAG AATATGGGGAAGGTCACCAAGTTTCCCCATGCGGAGATGTTTACAGTTTTGGAATTCTACTCCTGGAGTTGTTTACTGGAAAGGCTCCTACCAATGACATGTTTGCAGATGGCCTGAGCTTGCAGGGCTACGTCCAGGCTGCATTCCCAGATCATCTGATGGACATTGTAGATCCTGCTATTGTAGCAGTAGAAGAAAACCATGTGTTTGATGTGCATAGCGGAACCAGCAACGGTCCACAGGGACAAATCAACAGCATCCTGGTATCTGTTACTGGGCTGGCACTGTTGTGTACTAAGCAGGCACCGACAGAAAGGATATCCATGAGAAATGCAGCCACTGAGCTGCGGAAGATAAGGGCTCACATCATCTGCCAGTAA
- the LOC8068291 gene encoding uncharacterized protein LOC8068291, with amino-acid sequence MAMYMCGHAVGYYAVVVGLLITTLTPPLAAGIPWPVCSSSSAGNYTANSTYGGNLRLVAAALPSDVSTSPTLFAVATTGTAPDIVYAIGQCIGDLQSAAAACRDCIAASFEQAQKMCPHNKGAAIFDHDNGTCQIGFSNQDFLVSHANSQDQEVMVYNAENITSDIASRFNAFTYTLLNSMAEYVSTTNSTNKYVTASIAIDAATYPYIYGMASCTPDLVPWQCRGCLSAAISDMISGDKITVYTKGARIRGLRCTAQYELYRFYNSSTMLQLSAAVPPPPPPPPPPAIHHQDGLFHGVYSFFVAGVVDAHVEEVAEMATMSAEYHGKASERPHGKHHGCEHPQLDASQLEQISPNMSRKHRIAITHDGIWKPMKAYNSFEEGFGHRCSRVWVTERDEMGVLGETIHHRQNDALAMHAREAFDEALVQEEFEGVVVCTDCEVAAPNIRPPVANCVHKADEFTLIRGQLEMTGSKGTNFRRNGRSTVFIKCWNVAGALEVDPVVTRARRRQTLRFSEDILKGIQQPVQQWCVGVDCMEPSRRDIPPRGPDAAPEHPLPAACERHAQIVEVPKDRTQTAEKRDAQHHVPAIQGNCVTVHGEGFISNADSYVARQAATLDAVTVGHGNPSAGARCELNAHSLGHSAAYEVMSRAGVDEGDALLAAHLHINLHGVFHANARNGRQGDGGCGGRLCCCWCLIIGFRGLFHDVVGCFEEEQTRALMALDTQLRMTQWLTVPTAGGALGAEVVLAMRAPWEHCDAHTPVPTALRDGGLVTGKIGEVVGGEGRSKALLAQQAERRPGRATMVALQDETSAIWRCMPWNRRVICCCPAARDAKASEREGCAGGPVVDVGADGGTENAGAPSDETGGVGEPLVAAAPAAEVPDAMNTDTRLLTGGRISHDSCAWGRRKMLVIALVVPVLGSIFVLTLCFLRWNRKVPHHKAEMNLAEDEALVWGLEGGSSELTVYDFSQVLEATGDFSEENKLGQGGFGPVYKGRFLDGIEIAVKRLSSHSGQGLTEFKNEIQLIAKLQHTNLVRLLGCCSQGEEKILVYEYLPNKSLDFFIFDETRRALLDWTRRRAIIEGIAQGLIYLHKHSRLRVIHRDLKASNILLDSEMNPKISDFGLAKIFSTKDTEGNTRRIVGTYGYMAPEYASEGVFSVKSDVFSFGVLILEIISGKRASSFHKYGDFINILGHAWQLWKEGLWLQLVDTSLVSDVHALEIVRCINIALLCVQELAADRPTMSHVVSMLSSESMTLPEPKHPAYSHIRVTTEEVSTVFDPPSLNGVTISDQDGR; translated from the exons ATGGCCATGTACATGTGCGGCCATGCCGTGGGCTACTACGCGGTTGTTGTTGGCCTGCTGATCACCACCCTCACGCCACCGCTGGCGGCTGGCATACCATGGCCAGtctgcagcagcagctccgccgGGAACTACACCGCTAACAGCACCTACGGCGGCAACCTCCGCCTGGTCGCCGCCGCCCTGCCAAGCGACGTCTCCACGTCCCCTACCCTCTTCGCCGTCGCCACAACCGGGACGGCACCGGACATAGTTTACGCCATCGGGCAATGCATCGGCGACCTGCAGAGCGCCGCCGCTGCCTGCCGCGACTGCATCGCGGCCAGCTTTGAGCAGGCGCAGAAGATGTGCCCACACAACAAGGGTGCGGCCATCTTCGACCACGACAACGGCACATGCCAAATCGGCTTCTCCAACCAGGATTTTCTCGTTTCCCACGCCAACTCGCAGGACCAGGAGGTGATGGTCTATAACGCTGAGAACATCACCTCCGACATCGCCAGCCGGTTCAACGCGTTCACCTACACGCTGCTCAACAGTATGGCCGAGTACGTTTCGACAACAAACTCAACAAACAAGTACGTGACAGCATCGATCGCCATAGATGCCGCGACCTACCCGTATATCTACGGTATGGCGTCGTGTACCCCTGACCTGGTACCTTGGCAGTGCCGTGGGTGCCTTTCTGCTGCAATTTCCGATATGATATCAGGAGACAAAATTACCGTCTACACCAAGGGCGCCAGGATCCGTGGTCTGCGGTGCACCGCGCAGTATGAGCTGTACCGTTTCTACAACAGTTCCACCATGCTTCAGCTGTCAGCGGCggtgccaccgccaccgccaccgccaccaccgccaGCCATTCATCATCAGGATGGTCTGTTTCATGGCGTTTATTCTTTTTTTGTC GCTGGAGTAGTAGACGCCCATGTCGAAGAGGTGGCAGAGATGGCGACGATGTCGGCGGAGTACCACGGAAAGGCTTCAGAACGCCCACATGGAAAACATCATGGATGCGAGCACCCTCAG CTTGACGCCAGCCAGCTTGAACAGATCTCTCCAAACATGTCCCGTAAACACCGGATCGCGATCACTCACGATGGAATTTGGAAACCCATGAAGGCGTACAACAGCTTCGAAGAAGGCTTTGGCCACAGATGCAGCCGTGTATGGGTGACTGAGCGCGATGAAATGGGCGTGCTTGGAGAAACGATCCACCACCGTCAAAATGACGCTCTTGCCATGCACGCGAGGGAGGCCTTCGATGAA GCGCTGGTCCAGGAGGAATTTGAGGGCGTAGTGGTCTGTACGGACTGTGAAGTGGCGGCCCCAAACATACGGCCTCCAGTGGCGAACTGCGTGCACAAGGCCGATGAGTTCACGCTCATACGCGGCCAACTTGAGATGACGGGCAGCAAAGG GACAAACTTCCGCAGGAACGGGCGCAGCACTGTGTTCATCAAGTGCTGGAACGTGGCTGGGGCGTTG GAGGTGGATCCTGTGGTCACACGCGCGCGCCGGCGGCAGACCTTGAGGTTCAGCGAAGATATCCTCAAAGGAATCCAGCAGCCTGTCCAGCAGTGGTGCGTCGGAGTGGACTGCATGGAGCCGAGTAGACGGGACATCCCACCGCGTGGACCCGATGCCGCGCCAGAACACCCGCTGCCCGCCGCGTGTGAACGCCATGCACAAATCGTCGAAGTCCCAAAGGATCGGACCCAGACCGCGGAGAAACGAGACGCCCAGCACCATGTCCCAGCGATCCAGGGGAATTGTGTAACAGTCCACGGCGAAGGCTTCATTAGCAATGCGGATTCCTACGTCGCGCGCCAGGCCGCGACACTCGACGCGGTCACCGTTGGCCACGGTAACCCCAGTGCCGGGGCAAGGTGCGAACTGAATGCCCACTCGTTGGGCCACAGCGCCGCTTATGAAGTTATGAGTAGAGCCGGAGTCGATGAGGGCGACGCACTGCTCGCTGCCCACCTGCACATAAATCTGCATGGTGTCTTCCATGCGAATGCCCGCAATGGCCGCCAAGGAGATGGTGGGTGTGGTGGACGCCTCTGTTGCTGCTGGTGCCTCATCATCGGATTCCGGGGGCTCTTCCACGATGTAGTCGGCTGCTTCGAGGAAGAACAGACGCGCGCACTTATGGCCTTGGAC ACGCAGCTGAGGATGACGCAGTGGTTGACTGTCCCGACGGCGGGCGGCGCGCTGGGCGCGGAGGTGGTCCTGGCAATGCGAGCACCTTGGGAGCATTGCGACGCTCATACGCCCGTGCCAACCGCATTGCGCGATGGAGGTCTTGTG ACGGGCAAGATCGGCGAGGTGGTTGGTGGAGAGGGCCGGTCCAAAGCGCTGCTGGCACAGCAAGCGGAACGCCGGCCAGGCAGGGCGACCATGGTCGCGCTCCAGGATGAA ACTTCAGCCATCTGGCGCTGCATGCCGTGGAACAGAAGAGTCATCTGTTGCTGCCCCGCAGCTAGGGACGCCAAAGCTTCAGAGAGGGAAGGTTGTGCAGGAGGCCCGGTGGTGGACGTCGGGGCTGATGGAGGAACGGAGAACGCTGGGGCACCCAGCGATGAAACCGGCGGCGTTGGAGAGCCGCTGGTGGCTGcagcgccggcggcggaggTCCCAGATGCCATGAACACTGATACCAGATT GCTTACAGGAGGCAGGATCAGCCACGACTCCTGCGCCT GGGGCAGGAGAAAAATGTTGGTCATAGCCTTGGTAGTGCCAGTACTTGGGTCCATTTTTGTTTTGACCCTTTGCTTCCTTAGATGGAACAGAAAAG TTCCACATCACAAGGCTGAAATGAATCTGGCGGAAGACGAAGCCCTAGTTTGGGGACTGGAAGGAGGGAGTTCAGAATTGACAGTTTATGACTTCTCCCAAGTACTAGAGGCTACAGGTGACTTCTCGGAAGAAAATAAACTTGGGCAAGGTGGCTTTGGTCCTGTGTACAAG GGCCGATTTCTAGATGGGATAGAGATAGCAGTTAAGAGGCTTTCTTCACATTCAGGGCAAGGATTGACAGAGTTTAAAAATGAAATCCAGCTCATAGCCAAGCTCCAGCACACAAACCTGGTTAGGCTCTTGGGATGCTGCTCCCAGGGAGAGGAGAAAATACTAGTATATGAATATTTGCCAAACAAAAGCTTGGACTTCTTCATTTTTG ATGAAACAAGGAGGGCCTTGCTTGATTGGACAAGACGTCGTGCGATAATAGAAGGGATCGCACAAGGACTAATTTATTTGCATAAGCACTCTCGGTTACGAGTCATTCATAGAGATCTTAAAGCAAGCAACATTCTCTTGGACTCTGAAATGAACCCTAAAATTTCAGATTTTGGGCTTGCTAAGATATTTAGCACAAAAGATACTGAAGGAAACACAAGAAGAATAGTTGGGACATA TGGTTACATGGCTCCTGAGTATGCATCGGAGGGTGTCTTCTCAGTGAAATCAGATGTATTCAGCTTTGGAGTGCTAATTCTTGAGATCATCAGTGGGAAAAGAGCATCGAGTTTCCATAAATATGGGGACTTCATCAACATTCTAGGACAT GCATGGCAGTTGTGGAAAGAAGGATTATGGCTTCAACTCGTGGACACATCACTAGTTAGTGATGTTCATGCACTAGAAATTGTTAGATGCATTAATATTGCATTGTTATGTGTGCAAGAGCTTGCGGCTGATCGACCCACCATGTCACACGTGGTTTCCATGCTAAGCAGCGAGAGTATGACACTACCTGAGCCAAAGCACCCTGCATATTCCCACATAAGGGTGACAACCGAAGAAGTGTCCACAGTTTTTGATCCGCCTAGTCTTAATGGTGTGACAATATCTGACCAAGATGGTAGATAG
- the LOC8068292 gene encoding NAC domain-containing protein 48, whose translation MADQQQPQQKGMNTVHAGGLDLPPGFRFHPSDYEIVSHYLTNKVRNMDLTYTAFEEVDLKKTEPWNLPIKAKWGEKEWYFFYLKDRKYSTGLRANRATKAGYWKATGKDKEVYNTIEGVVVLVGMKKTLVFYKGKAPRGDKTNWVMHEYRLEGSNSLSSPASTSNSADNVVTTMKASASAFKDEWVVCRVFEKTIGIKKTTAPAYQVAMDGAEIDQRNINPTIPIPMPVQLPLSMSMPMQFPSLPDFTMDLMPPCYPNTSAEMSPMVGIGGGLQINDALFDNSIAALPQMNFYNQMGMEATADQMDMGVVADQMGKGGGFDVAMLESRPSSMVLERDEQANATEISSMLSMTGLGSVTTTIEMNDTWKYKY comes from the exons ATGGCAGACCAGCAGCAACCCCAACAGAAGGGGATGAACACAGTCCATGCCGGTGGCCTTGACCTACCTCCAGGATTCCGCTTCCACCCAAGTGACTATGAGATTGTTAGCCACTACCTAACAAACAAGGTGCGCAACATGGACTTGACCTACACCGCCTTCGAAGAGGTCGACCTAAAAAAGACTGAGCCATGGAACCTCCCAA TTAAAGCAAAATGGGGTGAGAAAGAGTGGTACTTCTTCTACCTAAAGGACCGCAAGTACTCAACAGGGTTGAGGGCGAACCGAGCCACAAAGGCTGGTTATTGGAAAGCAACAGGCAAAGACAAGGAGGTCTACAACACCATAGAaggggtggtggtgttggtcggCATGAAGAAGACACTTGTCTTCTATAAGGGCAAGGCTCCCAGGGGTGATAAAACCAACTGGGTGATGCATGAGTATAGGCTCGAAGGCAGCAACAGCCTCTCTAGCCCCGCATCTACATCCAACTCTGCCGACAACGTCGTGACAACCATGAAAGCTTCAGCTTCAGCTTTCAAG GATGAGTGGGTGGTCTGTCGTGTGTTTGAAAAGACCATTGGGATCAAGAAGACGACTGCACCGGCATACCAAGTGGCCATGGATGGTGCTGAGATTGATCAGCGGAACATCAACCCGACCATCCCCATCCCCATGCCAGTGCAGCTACCACTGTCCATGTCCATGCCCATGCAATTTCCCAGCCTGCCAGACTTCACTATGGATTTGATGCCCCCCTGCTACCCCAACACTAGTGCAGAGATGTCGCCTATGGTAGGTATTGGTGGAGGACTTCAGATCAACGATGCCCTATTTGATAATTCGATAGCCGCACTACCACAGATGAACTTTTACAACCAGATGGGCATGGAAGCAACAGCTGACCAAATGGACATGGGGGTAGTAGCTGACCAAATGGGCAAAGGAGGAGGCTTTGATGTTGCTATGCTAGAGAGTAGGCCATCCTCAATGGTGTTGGAGAGGGATGAGCAGGCTAATGCCACTGAGATCTCATCAATGTTGTCTATGACTGGCCTAGGGTCAGTGACCACCACCATAGAGATGAACGACACATGGAAGTACAAGTACTGA